Genomic segment of Erythrobacter sp. BLCC-B19:
CGAGCGCGAGTTTCCGTGCGACGAGGTCGCCGCGGTGGCCTCGCCGCGTTCGACGGGAAGCGAGGTCGAATTCGGCGACACCGGCAAGATGCTCAAGTGCAAGAACATCGAGCATTTCGATTTTGCCGGATGGGACATTGCGCTGTTCGCGGCCGGTAGCGGCCCGGCCAAGGAATATGCCCCCAAGGCGGCGGCGGCCGGCTGCATCGTGATCGACAACTCGTCGCTCTACCGCATGGACCCGGATGTTCCGCTGATCGTGCCGGAAGTGAACCCCGATGCGATCGACGGCTACACCGCGAAGAACATCATCGCCAATCCCAACTGCTCGACCGCGCAGCTGGTGGTCGCGCTCAAGCCGCTGCACGATGCCGCGACGATCAAGCGCGTGGTGGTGAGCACCTACCAGAGCACGTCTGGCGCAGGGAAGGCAGGCATGGACGAGCTGTTCGCTCAGAGCCGCGCGATTTTCGTCGGCGATCCTGTCGAGAACCACAAGTTCACCAAGCAGATCGCCTTCAACGTGATCCCGCATATCGACGTCTTCCTCGACGATGGTTCGACCAAGGAAGAGTGGAAGATGGTGGTCGAGACCAAGAAGATCCTCGACCCCAAGATCAAGCTGACCGCGACCTGCGTGCGCGTGCCGGTGTTCGTCGGCCACTCGGAAGCGGTGAATATCGAGTTCGAGAACGAGCTGTCGGCCGAAGCCGCGATGGACATTCTGCGTGAAGCCCCCGGCGTGATGCTGATCGATAAGCGCGAAGATGGCGGCTATATCACCCCCATCGAATGCGTCGGCGATGCCGCGACCTTCGTCAGCCGCGTGCGCGAAGACCCGACCGTCGAGAACGGCCTCACCATCTGGGTGGTGTCTGACAATCTGCGCAAGGGTGCCGCCTTGAATGCGGTGCAGATCGCCGAACTGCTTGGCCGCCGCCACCTCAAGAAGGGGTGATGATCGAACTGCGCCCCGTCGCCGGAGAGCCGGAGCTGCTCGATCCGGCGGTGACGGGCGCGTTCGCTGAGCAGATGGCGGCGCTCGCCGCCACGCCGCAGGTCGAGCCGTGGTGCGGCTATATCGGCTGGCGCGGCGATATCCCGGTTGGCTTCGGCGGGTTTACCGCTGCCCTTGATGCTGCCGGGGTGACGGAGCTCGGCTACCTCACGTTCCCCGCCCACGAGCGCACCGGGGTAGCGAGCGCCGTGTGCGCCGGGCTTGTCGCCATCGCCCGCGACAACGGGGCGACAGCGCTGATCGCCCACACCCTGCCGTCGGAGGGGCCATCGACACGGGTGCTGGCGAAATGCGGCTTTGCGCGCGACGGGGTGGCGATCGACCGCGACGAGGGCGAAGTATGGCGCTGGCGGCTCGTGCTCGCGACCGAATGACGATCCCCGATCGCCAGCGCTGGATGTTCGCGGCCATCGGCCTCGGCATTACGCTTAGCGCGTGGGGCGCGCTCTACCCCGGTAATACGTGGCTTCAGGTGGGGCCGGTCGCGCTTGCACTGCCGTTCGCTTGGCTTGCGCTGCGCCGCACGCCGATAAGCAACGCTTCGGCCGCCTGCATGACCGCCTTCGTGCTGCTGCACCTGTTCGCGGCGCGCTGGTCTTACAGCTTTGTGCCCTATGCCGACTGGGCGCCGATGCTGGAGACGCAGCGTAACCATTTCGACCGCCTCGTCCACTTCGCCTTCGGGGTGCTGGCAATGGCGCCGATGGTGGAGGCGGGGGTGCGGTATTGGGGGCTGTCAGCCCGCATGGCGCTCGTCTTTGCGATGCTGTTCGTGCTGGCGGTCGGCGGGCTTTACGAGATTTTCGAATGGAGCCTGACACTTGCCCTCGCGCCGGAGGCAGCCGGTGCCTATAATGGCGAACAGGGCGACCCGTTCGATGCGCAGAAGGATATGGCGCTGGCCGGGCTGGGCGCAGGCCTTATGCTGCCACTGGTGGCCCGGGCCGCGTGGTGGAAAGGAAACGAGAAATGACGAAGCGACTGGCTCTCATGGCCCTTGGCGGCGCGCTCGCGCTGGCAGCCTGTGACGATGGCGCGGTGCCAAGCCCGACCGAACGTCAGCAGCAGCAAGCAGGCAGCGCCGAGACGCCTGCCGCTGTCAACGCCGTCGAACTGCGCGGCGAGGGGCTCACCGCAGGGGCCGAAGCGTTCTACTTTGCTGCCGGACAGAAGGAAGTCGAAGCCGCGCTCGGCAAGGCTTTGGGAGCCGCGCTGCGATCGGGCGAGAACCCCGAATGTGGGGCGGGGCCGGTGACCTTCACCGATTATGCCGGCGGGCTGACGGCGCATTTTCAGGAAGGGCGTCTCGTGGGCTGGAACTGGCACCTGCCGCAGGACGGCGATGGCGCGGCAAGTGGCACGGTGCGCCTCAAGGGCGATGTTCAGCTCGGCACGGCGCGCAACGTGCTCGAGGCCGCGCCCGGTTTCGCCAGGATCGAAGGCAGCACGCTGGGCGAGGAGTTCGCGTTGGGCGAGGCCATCGGCGGGTTCGTCAAGGCCGATCGTGTCGAGATGCTCTACGCCGGAACGCAGTGCTTTTTCCGCTGATTATTCGGACAGCGCCACCGGCCCCGCCGGGCGGGTGTTCTTCTTCATCAGGAGCGCGAGCGGCGCGGCGGCCAGCGTGATCCACATCATCAGCCAGAAATCGTCGATATAGGCGATCATCGCCGCGTGCCGGTTCACCTCGGCATCGATCAGCGTCATCGCGCTATCGCCCAAGGCCTGAAAGCGGTCGATGGTCGAGAAGTCGATGATGTTGCCGGTCGCGGCCGTGATGTTGCTCCCGAGGTCTTCGTGGCTGGTCTGAATGTTGCGGGCGAGCAGCACCGTCATCCACGCGATCCCGGCCGATGCCCCCAGCGAGCGGAACAGATTAAGCAGGCTCGACCCGTCGGTGCGGAGCATCGGGCTGAGGGTCGCAAAGGCGCTCACCTGCAAGGGGATGAAGACCAATCCCATACCCAGACCTTGCAGCAAGCCGCTGACGATCACGTGCAGCTCGTCCACATCGAGCGACCAATGCGCCATTTGCCACAGCGAGAAAGCGCAAATCAGAAAGCCGCTCGCTACCACCGGCCTTGCATCGACCCCGCGCCGCATCAGCAGCCCCGAGACCTGCATCGAGACCAGAATGCCCACCCCGCGCGGCATCAGCACGATGCCGGTGTCGATCACGCCGTAGCCGAACAGGTTCTGGAGCATTGGCGGCAGCAGCGCCATTACCGCAAACATCACGATCCCGATCACGATCATGAAGGCGAGCGCGATGGCAAAGTTGCGGTCTGCAAACAGCGCGCGGTCGAACATGGGCGCGCGCGCGGTGGCGAAGTGGATCACCACCATCCACGTCGCCGACAGCATCAGGAACAGATAGATCCAGATTTCGCCCGAGGCGAGCCAGTCTTCCTGCTGGCCGCGATCGAGCATCAACTGGAACGCGGCCAGCGCGACGGCAAGCAGCAGGAACCCCGCCAGATCGAACCGGCGCGCGCGCTTGGGACGCCTGGGCAGGTAGGCGATCAGGATCGCCAGCGATGCAATGCCGACCGGCAGGTTGACGAAGAACACCCAGCGCCAGTTTGCGGTCTCGGTCAGCCAGCCACCAAGGATTGGCCCAAGGATCGGGCCGATCATTATTCCCATACCCCACACCGCCATGATCTGCGGATGGCGCGATGGGCGGGTGGCATCGAGCATGAAGGATTGGGAGAGCGGCGCAATGAATGCTCCCGCGACGCCCTGCAAGGCGCGAAAGGCGACCATCTCTTCAAGGTTCTGCGCGATTCCGCACAGCATCGAGGCAAGAATGAACCCGGCGACCGAGCCGATGAACAGCAGGCGCGCGCCGATGCGGTCGGCCAGCCATCCTGTCAGGGGCAGCGCCACAGCCGAGGCGATGATGTAGCTCGTCAGCACCCAGGTGATGGTATCGACCGTCGCGCCGAGCGAGGACTGCATGTGCGGCAGCGCGACATTGGCGATGGTGGTGTCGAGGATCTGAAGCAGCGAGGCGGCCATCACCCCGACGATCATCAGCGGATAATTGCCGCTCTCCAGTTCCGCCACATCCGGCGGCGGGGAGGGCGGCGCGGGCACCTCGCCCGCCTGCGGGGCGGCGTGGCTGGCCATGTCAGTTGCTGGTCGCGCCGCTTCCGGTGAACACCGTCACCTCGCTTGAGAGGCCCGCAATCAGGGCGCGCGGGCTTTTGCCCTCAAGCGCAATGCGCACCGGCACGCGCTGCGTGACCTTGACCCAGTTGCCGGTCGCGTTCTGCGCCGGGAGCACCGAAAACTCGGCCCCCGTGCCCGCCCCGATGCTGGCGACCCGGCCCTTGAGGACGAGATCGGGATAGGCGTCAAACCGCACCTCGGCGCGCTGGCCTACGGCCATCTCCCCAAGGTCGGTTTCCTTGAAGTTGGCCTCGACATAGGTGGAGCCGGCGCGCACCAGCGTGAGGACGGGAAGATTGGGCACGACTTGCTGGCCGACCTGAAGCCGGTCTGCCTGGGCGATCCGTCCGGCGGCGGGCGCGCGCACTTCGGTGCGGCGCAGCGACAGTTCAGCCGTCGCGCGGCTCGCCTCGGCGGCGGCGACCTGCGGGTTCTTGCCTGGCACCGCAGCCCCGGTTGCTAGCCGCGCGCGCGCCTCGCTCTGGCGGTCTTGCGCCTGCTTGACGGCCTCGCGCGCCTGCACCACAGCCTGCTCGGCTGCCTCATAGTCCGCCTTGGTCGAAAAGCCCTTGTCGCGCAGTGCCCTGACCCGCTCGAACCGCGCTTCGGCAAAGGCGACATCGCTGCGGGCTGCCTCGATGTCCGTCCCGGTCAGCTCCGATGCGTTGCTGAGCGCGGTGACATTGGCCTGAGCCCCGGCGATGGCGGCATTGGCTTCGGCAATCTGCAGCCTGAAGGGTTCAGGATCGATGCGGAACAGCAATTGTCCGGCCTGCACTTCCGATCCGTCCTCCACCAGCGCCTCGACGATCCGTCCGCCGACCTCGGCGCTGACAGCGATCATGTCCTGTTTGATATAGGCATTGTCGGTCGAGACCTGGCCCTGAAGGCTCTGCCAGTAGAAGAGAGCGCCGGCGGCCAGCGCCAGCGGCACCGCCAGCATCAACGCCCAGCGGCCCCATGGACGCCGGGTCGGTGGGGGCGCGGCAAGCGGCGTTGCGGCGGCGGTATCGGGCGCGTGGACGGGATCGGCTTCAGCCATGGGCGACCTCCGGCTGGCGGGCGGCAAGGAGATTGGCGGCGATACGGTCCAGCATTTGCGCGAAGACCGCACGCTCGTCCGGCGCGAAGCCTTCGAGCATATCCTCGGTCAGCCCTTCGACGCTCATCCGCAGCCGGGAGACGATCCCGCGGCTCTTGTCGGTGAGGTGGAGGATCCGCGCGCGGCGGTCAGCCGGGTCGGCCTGCCGTTCGATCCAGCCTGCATCTTCCAGCCGATCGACGATACGGGTGAGGGTGATCGGCTCGATCTCCAGCCGCTCGGCATAGAAGGCCTGATTCTGATCGGGATGGCGTTCGAGCGCCAGCAGCAGCCGAGCTTGCGGGCCGGTCAGCCCGATCCCGCGCACGCGATCGTCAAACAGGCGGCGCAGTTGGCGCGAATTGTCGGCGAGTCGGTAGCCTGTCTCGATGCTCATGCGTGCCCTTATAATAAGTGGGCTTACTATATTCAAGCGGACTGGCCGCGATCCGCGAAGATCGCTAGCAGGCGGGGCATGACCCACACGACCGAGCATTTCGCCAGTTTTGACGGCACCCGCCTTGCGATCCACACCGAAGGCGAGGGCCGCCCCGTGATCCTGCTGCACGGGCTGTTCTCCTCGGCGCAGATGAACTGGATCAAGTGGGGGCACGGCGCGCGGCTGGCCGCGGCCGGGTTCCGGGCGATCATGCTCGATTTCCGGGTGCACGGCGAAAGCGAGGCTCCGCGCGAGGCCAGCGCCTATCCCACAGGCGTGCTGGTGCGGGATGTGGCGGCGCTGGCCGAGCATCTGGCGCTGGAGCCGGGCGGATTCGATCTTGTCGGATTCTCGCTCGGCGCGCGCACCGCGATCCACACCGTCGCCCACGGTATCCTCGAACCGCGCCGTCTGGCGATCTGCGGGATGGGTGTGGCAGGTCTGGCCGGGTGGGAGCGCCGTGCGGACCATTTCAAGCGGGTGATCGACGAGTTCGACACCATCAGGCCCGGCGATCCGGCCTATACCGCGCGCACCTTCCTCAAATCGCAAGGGGTCGACCGGGTCGCGGCGCGGCTGCTGCTTGATGCGATGGATGATTTCGATCTCGCCCGGCTGGCCGATATCACCATGCCCACGGCCGTGATTTGCGGCGACGAGGATTTCGACAATGGCTCTGCCGAAGAGCTCGCCGCATTGCTGCCGCAGGCGCGCTATGTCGCGGTGCCGGGCACTCACATGAACAGCGTCACCAAGCCCGATTTGGGCGTGGCCATCGCGGAGTTCCTCGCCGCTTGATTCCCGCGCCCGAGGGGTTCAAACCGCTCGCCATTGTCATCTGACAGACGGGAATGTTGAACCTATGAAACCTGCCGCCACCGCGCTGCGCTGTGCTGCTGCCGCGCTCGCCATCGCCTTTGCTGCTCCGCTTGCCGCCGAAGAGGCTGCCGCACCGGCTGCGACCGCGTCTGCCGCAACCTATCCCGAAACGCCCGAAGGCGCGAAGGCATGGCTCGCCATGGTTGAGGCCGATCTGGCCGCCTTTGCCACCGAGTTCGCCCATGTCTCGTGGATCAATGCGACCTACATCACGCACGATACCGATACGCTTGCGGCCCGCTATGGCGCGGAGCTGACGGTCAAACAGGTTGGCTATGCCGGCGAGGCCGCGCGTTATGCCCGCGTTGCAGGGCTGGACGCAGAGACCCGTCGCAAGCTCGATATGCTGCGCAATTCGATCAGCCTGCCCGCGCCTAGCCGCGCAGGGGCAGCGCAAGAGCTGAACGATATCGCCACCCGTCTCGGATCGGCCTACGGACGCGGCAAGGGCACCTTGAATGGCCAGCCGATCAACGGCAGCGACATCGAGGCCGAGATGGGCAATCTCGAGCGCACGCCTGACGAACTCAAGGAAATGTGGGTCAGCTGGCACGACAATGTCGGCGCGCCGATGCGCAAAGATTACACCCGGATGACGGCGCTCGCCAACGAGGGCGCCAAGGAACTGGGCTTTGCCGATTTCGGCGCGATGTGGCGGTCGGGCTATGATATGCCCCCCGAACAGTTCGCCGCCGAGACCGAGCGGATGTGGCAGGAAGTGAAGCCGCTCTACATCGCGCTCCACACCTATGTCCGGCGCAAGCTCAACGAGAAGTATGGCGATGCCGTCCAGCCGCGCACCGGCCCGATCCGCGCCGATCTGCTCGGCAATATGTGGGCGCAGGAATGGGGCAATATCTATCCGCTGGTCGCCCCCCAGGGCGCGGGCGATATCGGCTATGATCTCACCGATCTGATCGTGAAGAAGAACCTCGACGCGCTCGGCATGGTCAAGGTGGGCGAGCAGTTCTTCTCCTCGCTCGGCTTCGCCCCGCTGCCTGCCACTTTCTATGAACGCAGCCAGTTCCTGAAGCCTGCCGACCGCGAAGTGGTGTGCCATGCCTCGGCCTGGAACATCGACAATGTCGACGATCTGCGCATCAAGATGTGCATCAAGCCCAATGCCGATGACTTCATCACCATCCACCACGAGCTTGGCCACAACTACTACCAGCGCGCCTACAACCAGAAGGATTACCTCTATCTGACCGGCGCCAACGACGGCTTCCACGAGGCGATCGGCGACATGATCGCGCTGTCGATCACGCCCGAATATCTGGTGCAGATCGATATGCTGGCGGCCGAGGATGTGCCCAGCGCCGACAAGGATATCGGCCTGTTGCTGCGGCAGGCGATGGACAAGGTCGCCTTCCTGCCGTTCGGCCTGCTGCTCGATCGCTATCGCTGGGGGCTCTATGACGGCTCAATCCCGGAAGCCGCGACCAACACGGCGTGGAACGACCTGCGCCGCGAATATCAGGGCGTGGTGCCGCCCGCGCCGCGCTCGGCCGAAGGGTTCGATGCGGGGGCCAAGTATCACATCCCCGGCAATGTCAGCTACACCCGCTACTTCCTTGCGCGGCTGCTCCAGTTCCAGTTCTACAAGGCCGCCTGCGACACCGCCGGATGGGAAGGGCCGCTGCATCGCTGCTCGTTCTACGGCAACAAGGAAGTCGGCGCGAAGCTCAATGCGATGCTGGAAATGGGGGCGTCCAAGCCCTGGCCCGACGCGCTCGAAGCCTTCACCGGCGAACGCCAGATGAGTGGCAAGGCGATGGCGGAATATTTCGCCCCGCTCAAGAAGTGGCTCGACGAGCAGAACAAGGGCGAGAAGGCCGGTTGGTAGGCGGGCGCGCGTTGCAGGTGGTGGGCTGGCGCGAACGCGTCAGCCTGCCAGAGCTTGGCCTAGAAGGGATCCCGGCCAAGATCGATACCGGCGCGCGAACGTCATCGCTCCACGCCCATGTGCTGGAGGATTTTCAGCGCGGCGGCGAGCGCTTCGTGCGCTTTGCGGTCGACTGGGGCGGGACACGGCATTTCTGCGAGGCGATCCATGTCGATGTGCGCGGCATCACCAGCAGCAATGGCGATCAGCAGCGGCGCTTTGTCATAAAGACGCCGCTCAGAATCGGTAATCTCACTTTCAGGGCGGAAATCAGCCTGGCGGATCGGTCCCAGATGCAATTCCCCATGCTGATCGGGCGCACCGCGCTCAGGCGGCGCATGGTGGTGGATAGTGGCCATTCGTGGCTGCAATCGCCGGGAAATGCAGCTATGCGCCCGACCCCCGCCGGCCAGACGCCGGACTTGAAAGGCATTCCATGAAAATCGCGATGCTGGCGCGCAACGCCAACCTCTATTCGCACCAGCGGCTGAAGGAGGCTGCCGAAGCGCGCGGCCATACCTTCGACATCCTCAACACCTTGCGCTGCACCGTCCACATCGCCAGCCACCGCCCGCAGGTGTTCTACAACGGCGCGCCGATAGCGGCCTACGACGCGGTGATCCCGCGGATCGGGGCGTCGATCACCAACTATGGCCTCGCGATCCTGCGTCAGTTCGAAATGGCCGGGATCTGGTCACTGAATGAAAGCGTCGCCATCGGCCGCAGCCGGGACAAGCTGCGCTCGCTCCAGATCCTCGCTAAGCATGGTCTCGGCCTGCCGCTCACCGCCTATGCCAATGATCCCAAGGCGGCCGAGGAGATCATCAGGGCGGTCAAAGGCCCGCCGGTGGTGATCAAGCTGATCGAAGGCACGCAGGGCATCGGCGTGGTTCTGGCCGAGACGATGAGCAGCGCCAAGTCGGTGATCGAGGCCTTCCGCGGGGCTAACGTCAACATTCTGGTGCAGGAGTTCATCAAGGAAGCCGGCGGCACCGACATTCGCGCGCTGGTGGTGGGCGGCAAGGTGGTCGCAGCGATGAAGCGCACCGGCGCGCCGGACGAGTTCCGCTCGAACCTCCACCGCGGCGGCAGCGCGCAGGTGATCAAGATCACCCCCGAGGAACGCTCGACCGCCGTGCGCGCAGCCAAGCGCATGGGGCTGAATGTGTGCGGGGTCGATATGCTGCGCAGCAATCATGGCCCGGTCATCATGGAGGTCAATTCCTCCCCCGGCCTTGAAGGGATCGAGAGCGCGACCGGCAAGGACATCGCCGGCCAGATCATCGACTTCATCGCCGCCAACGCAAAAGGCGGTGCGACCAAGACCAAGGGCAAGGGGTAGGGGGTAACAGGAGCGCCCTTCCTGCTCGACATGGCCCGGCACTTACCCTAAAATTCAGGCACTTGGAGGAGGGCGCTGGGGTGATCCGGATAGTTGTGCTGGCTCTGGGCCTGCTTGTGTCGCCCCCGTTACTGGCGCAGTCACCCCCGCGCGAGGTCAATATCCAGATGGGGTCGGAAGCCGGTTGGGTGCCTTCCGACACGCTCGAACAGCAGGCAAGGGCCGCCTTTGATCGGTTCAATGCCCTGACGGAGGCGGGCGACTATCCTGCCGCCCACGCGATGCTGAGCGACAGCTTTGCCGCGGCCTATCCGCTCGCCCGTTTCGGCGAACAGCGTGAAGAGGGTAGGATAGCCCGAGGCGCGCTTGTGTCGCGCAAGGTGCTGCAGCTGACCTGGGCCAAGGATCCGCCCGGCGCTCCGGTTCCGGGCATTTTTGCCGTGTTCGACAGCAGCGCACGGTTCGCGCAGGCCGAGCGCTTCTGCGGCTACACCGTTCTCCATCTCGCGCCCGGTGCCAGCGATTTCCGGGTGATGCGGATTGAGGAAAACGGCCTCGACGATGCGACCTTTGCGGCCATCGCAGCCCAGCACAGCCCGGTGCAGGCGTTGCTGGTGTGGCGCCTGCTGGCGCGCTCTTGCCCTAATTTCACGCCCGAACCGCTGCCTGCCGATCTGTCGGCGGGGATCGAATATACCAGCGTTGCCGAGGCCCGTACCGCGGTTGCGGTTCGCCCCGGCATCGACACCCGCACGATCAATGGCTGGACGGTGCTGACCGACGAGGCCGCGCGCGCGATCTGGTCATTCGCGCCCGAAAGCTCGCCTGCCTACCCCGCCGTGATCAAGCGCTGGGTTGATGCGGTGGGCGAGAATGCCTCGGCCGCACGCATGGCGATGCTGTGCGAAGGCGACAAGCGGACCTGCGATGCCGCGATGGACGACATGGCTCTCAAGAACGGCTTTACGCCGGTGTCCTTCGAGCAATAGCCCGCCGCTGCGTCAGGCGTTGCGCGCCATCAGTCCGCCGTCGACCGGGATCGCGACACCGGTGATGTAGCTGGCCGCCGGCAGCACGAGGGACAGCGTCATATGCGCAACCTCCTCGGGCTCGCCATAGCGTCGCAGGGCGGTGCGGCGCTTGGCGAAGATCGCCTTGTGCTCCTCGGCGACAGCATCGGTCATCGCGGTGCGGATCGGGCCCGGGCAGATGCAATTGACCGTGATGCCTTCGGGGCCGAGATCGACCGCGAGGCCGCGCGTCAGGCCCACGACGCCGCTCTTGGCCGCGACATAGGGCGTATCGCCGGGGGTTGCGCCCAAGCCCTCGGTCGAGGCGATGTTGACGATCCGGGCCGCATCGCTCTGGCGCAGGTGGGGCAGGGCGGCGCGCACCATGCGCTGATGCGCGGTCAGCATCACCGCAAGCGCGCGGTACCAGATGTCCTCATAGGCGGGATCATCGAGGGCGCAGAAGCTCGAAACCCCGGCATTGTTGACCAGAATGTCGATGCGGCCAAAATCGGCAGCGATCTGCGCCACGGTGCGCGTGATGGCCGCCCCGTCCGCCACATCGAGCGCATAGGCGCGCGCGCCCGCGCCGCATTCCGCCGCGACCGCCTCGCAGGCGGCAAGGTCGAGATCGACCACCGCCACCTGCGCCCCCTCGCTAGCGAACAGGCGCGCCGTCGCCCGGCCCATGCCGCTCGCCGCGCCTGTAACGATGGCGACCCGGCCCGCGATGGAGCGTGACAGGCTCACCGGAATGGCGGCTCGTTGAAGGCGCGCAGCTTGCGGCTGTGCAAGCGGTCGCCCTCGTCGCGCAGCATGGCGCAGGCGACGATGCCCATTTGCAGGTGGGCGGCGATAGCTTCCTCGTAGAACTTGTTGGCCTGCCCGGGCAGCTTGATCTCGCCGTGGAGCGGCTTGTCCGAGACGCACAGCAGCGTCCCGTAGGGCACCCGGAAGCGGTAGCCCTGCGTGGCGATGGTGGCGCTCTCCATGTCGATGGCGATCGCGCGGCTTTGCGAGAAGCGCTTCGCCGATGACGAGTAGCGCAGCTCCCAGTTGCGGTCGTCGGTCGTGACAACCGTGCCGGTGCGCATCCGCTGCTTGAGGTTCGCGCCCTGCACACCCGCGACCTTTTCGGCCGCGAAGGCCATCGCCTGCTGCACTTCGGCAATCGGCGGGATCGGCACTTCGGGCGGGAGCACGGGATCGAGCACGTGATCGTCGCGCAGGTAGGCGTGGGCCAGCACGAAGTCGCCGATCTTCTGGGTCGAACGAAGCCCGCCGCAGTGGCCGATCATTAGCCAGGCGTGGGGGCGCAGCACCGCGAGGTGATCGCAGATCGTCTTGGCGTTGGAGGGGCCGACGCCGATATTCACCAGCGTGATCCCGCGCCCGTCCTCGCGGATCAGGTGATAGGCGGGCATCTGGTGCCGGCGCCAAGCGGTGTCGTTCAATTGATCCTGCGCGTGAGTGGTCGGCTCGCGGATGTCGAGCCCCGCCGCCCCGGTCAGCGCGACATAGCCATCCGTGCCGATCTGCGCCGCACCCCAGTTCACGAATTCATCGACATAGCGGTGATAGTTCGTAAACAGGATGAAGTCCTGAAAGTCGCTGACCTCGCTGCCGGTATAGTGCTTCAGCCGCGCGAGCGAGTAATCGGTGCGCAGACCATCAAACAGCGACAGCGGAATGTCCGAGGTGCCATCGAGCTCAATCCCGTCGGCCAGCTCGTCGCCGATCAGCGCAAGATCGGTCGAAGGGAAGTGCGCGGCGATATCCTGAGGCGAAATGCCGACCATCGCGGCGCCTGCCTCACCATCGAGGACATAGGGGAAGGGGATTTCCTGACGCGACCGTTCGACCGTGACATCGACCTCGTATTCGGCGGCGATCAGGGTCAGCTGCTCGGTCAGGTAATGCGCGAAGAGATCGGGGCGGGTGATGGTGGTGGCATAGGTACCGGGCATCTCGAGCCGGCCGAATGCGCGGCTGCGATCGCGCGGGGCGCCGACGCCGGCGTAGCGCAGGATGACCTGCGGGTAGGCATAGCTGCCATCCTCGCGCTTGCGGGCCGGCGGGACGGTGCCGTCACGCCCGAAGGCGATCACGTCGTCGCGCAGGGTGCGCACCGCGTCGTCGTAATGCTGCTGCAGCTGGCTGAGGATGCTGGGAATGTCGATCATGGCAGTTGTTCTGCTCCTTTGTTGTTATCGTTGTGTGGCAGCACCTTTGCGTGAGTGGGCGCTGTTTACAAGAAGGGCGCGAAGATCGAGGTGATCTTCGCGCCCTTTTTGTAGTCTGTGGCCTGAGGGCCGGAAGGCTTAGGCGTCGTCGCCGCCTTCGAGCAGCTCGGCGGGGATTTCACCCGGCTCGAGGCTGGTGTCGATGCGGGTCGCTTCGGCCTGCTCTTCGATTTCGCGCTGTTCGTCGGCGAACATCGCGGCGAGCACGTCGACGCCTTCGCT
This window contains:
- a CDS encoding aspartate-semialdehyde dehydrogenase codes for the protein MGYRVAVVGATGNVGREMMQVLAEREFPCDEVAAVASPRSTGSEVEFGDTGKMLKCKNIEHFDFAGWDIALFAAGSGPAKEYAPKAAAAGCIVIDNSSLYRMDPDVPLIVPEVNPDAIDGYTAKNIIANPNCSTAQLVVALKPLHDAATIKRVVVSTYQSTSGAGKAGMDELFAQSRAIFVGDPVENHKFTKQIAFNVIPHIDVFLDDGSTKEEWKMVVETKKILDPKIKLTATCVRVPVFVGHSEAVNIEFENELSAEAAMDILREAPGVMLIDKREDGGYITPIECVGDAATFVSRVREDPTVENGLTIWVVSDNLRKGAALNAVQIAELLGRRHLKKG
- a CDS encoding GNAT family N-acetyltransferase; the protein is MIELRPVAGEPELLDPAVTGAFAEQMAALAATPQVEPWCGYIGWRGDIPVGFGGFTAALDAAGVTELGYLTFPAHERTGVASAVCAGLVAIARDNGATALIAHTLPSEGPSTRVLAKCGFARDGVAIDRDEGEVWRWRLVLATE
- a CDS encoding DUF2238 domain-containing protein: MTIPDRQRWMFAAIGLGITLSAWGALYPGNTWLQVGPVALALPFAWLALRRTPISNASAACMTAFVLLHLFAARWSYSFVPYADWAPMLETQRNHFDRLVHFAFGVLAMAPMVEAGVRYWGLSARMALVFAMLFVLAVGGLYEIFEWSLTLALAPEAAGAYNGEQGDPFDAQKDMALAGLGAGLMLPLVARAAWWKGNEK
- a CDS encoding aspartate-semialdehyde dehydrogenase, encoding MTKRLALMALGGALALAACDDGAVPSPTERQQQQAGSAETPAAVNAVELRGEGLTAGAEAFYFAAGQKEVEAALGKALGAALRSGENPECGAGPVTFTDYAGGLTAHFQEGRLVGWNWHLPQDGDGAASGTVRLKGDVQLGTARNVLEAAPGFARIEGSTLGEEFALGEAIGGFVKADRVEMLYAGTQCFFR
- a CDS encoding DHA2 family efflux MFS transporter permease subunit, with product MASHAAPQAGEVPAPPSPPPDVAELESGNYPLMIVGVMAASLLQILDTTIANVALPHMQSSLGATVDTITWVLTSYIIASAVALPLTGWLADRIGARLLFIGSVAGFILASMLCGIAQNLEEMVAFRALQGVAGAFIAPLSQSFMLDATRPSRHPQIMAVWGMGIMIGPILGPILGGWLTETANWRWVFFVNLPVGIASLAILIAYLPRRPKRARRFDLAGFLLLAVALAAFQLMLDRGQQEDWLASGEIWIYLFLMLSATWMVVIHFATARAPMFDRALFADRNFAIALAFMIVIGIVMFAVMALLPPMLQNLFGYGVIDTGIVLMPRGVGILVSMQVSGLLMRRGVDARPVVASGFLICAFSLWQMAHWSLDVDELHVIVSGLLQGLGMGLVFIPLQVSAFATLSPMLRTDGSSLLNLFRSLGASAGIAWMTVLLARNIQTSHEDLGSNITAATGNIIDFSTIDRFQALGDSAMTLIDAEVNRHAAMIAYIDDFWLMMWITLAAAPLALLMKKNTRPAGPVALSE
- a CDS encoding HlyD family secretion protein — protein: MAEADPVHAPDTAAATPLAAPPPTRRPWGRWALMLAVPLALAAGALFYWQSLQGQVSTDNAYIKQDMIAVSAEVGGRIVEALVEDGSEVQAGQLLFRIDPEPFRLQIAEANAAIAGAQANVTALSNASELTGTDIEAARSDVAFAEARFERVRALRDKGFSTKADYEAAEQAVVQAREAVKQAQDRQSEARARLATGAAVPGKNPQVAAAEASRATAELSLRRTEVRAPAAGRIAQADRLQVGQQVVPNLPVLTLVRAGSTYVEANFKETDLGEMAVGQRAEVRFDAYPDLVLKGRVASIGAGTGAEFSVLPAQNATGNWVKVTQRVPVRIALEGKSPRALIAGLSSEVTVFTGSGATSN
- a CDS encoding MarR family winged helix-turn-helix transcriptional regulator; translated protein: MSIETGYRLADNSRQLRRLFDDRVRGIGLTGPQARLLLALERHPDQNQAFYAERLEIEPITLTRIVDRLEDAGWIERQADPADRRARILHLTDKSRGIVSRLRMSVEGLTEDMLEGFAPDERAVFAQMLDRIAANLLAARQPEVAHG
- a CDS encoding alpha/beta fold hydrolase, whose amino-acid sequence is MTHTTEHFASFDGTRLAIHTEGEGRPVILLHGLFSSAQMNWIKWGHGARLAAAGFRAIMLDFRVHGESEAPREASAYPTGVLVRDVAALAEHLALEPGGFDLVGFSLGARTAIHTVAHGILEPRRLAICGMGVAGLAGWERRADHFKRVIDEFDTIRPGDPAYTARTFLKSQGVDRVAARLLLDAMDDFDLARLADITMPTAVICGDEDFDNGSAEELAALLPQARYVAVPGTHMNSVTKPDLGVAIAEFLAA